From a single Aestuariibius sp. HNIBRBA575 genomic region:
- a CDS encoding sigma-54-dependent transcriptional regulator — protein MGDILITDDERDIRELIADILKDEGYTTRLAGTSDECMAEIEKEPPAMMVLDIWLKDSNMDGIDILKSVKRDHPDVPIVIISGHGNIEIAVAAIKQGAYDFIEKPFNIDQLLVVIRRAMETARLRRENLELKRGETTNTEMLGESAAFRGLKMQLDKVTKSNGRVMLTGAAGAGKEVAARYIHANSNRAQSPFVSVNSASIEPERMEEVLFGRESPDRGIEKGLLEEANGGVLYFDEVADMPLGTQSKILRVLVDQKFQRVGGSDKVQVDLRVISSTNKDLSAEIEAGNFREELYHRLNVVPIEVPSLEERREDIPMLAEHFIEVLNRVQGLPLRKIAEDASALLQTMVWPGNVRQLKNVIERVLILGDGTGDITAKDLPASEEAAGGEAEGRVVLSGGLATLPLREARELFEREYLLTQINRFGGNISRTASFVGMERSALHRKLKSLGVVTSNKSGARVAHVEGE, from the coding sequence ATGGGCGATATCCTAATTACGGACGACGAGCGTGACATCCGCGAGTTAATAGCGGATATCCTAAAAGACGAAGGGTATACGACACGTTTGGCCGGTACTTCGGACGAATGTATGGCTGAGATTGAAAAAGAACCTCCTGCGATGATGGTTCTGGATATCTGGCTAAAAGACAGCAACATGGATGGCATCGACATCCTTAAATCGGTCAAACGGGATCACCCGGATGTGCCGATTGTGATCATATCTGGCCACGGCAATATCGAAATCGCGGTCGCTGCGATCAAACAAGGCGCATATGATTTCATCGAAAAACCGTTTAATATCGATCAGTTACTGGTCGTTATTCGCAGGGCCATGGAAACGGCGCGGTTGCGGCGTGAAAATCTGGAACTGAAACGCGGTGAAACCACCAACACAGAAATGTTGGGGGAAAGTGCAGCGTTCCGGGGTTTGAAAATGCAACTGGATAAAGTGACCAAATCCAATGGTCGCGTGATGCTAACCGGGGCCGCAGGAGCGGGCAAAGAAGTAGCGGCACGGTACATCCATGCCAATTCGAACCGCGCTCAATCGCCTTTTGTCAGCGTGAATTCCGCCTCTATTGAGCCCGAACGCATGGAAGAGGTGCTGTTTGGCCGCGAAAGCCCTGATCGGGGTATCGAAAAAGGCCTGCTGGAAGAGGCCAATGGTGGCGTTTTGTACTTTGACGAAGTGGCTGACATGCCGTTGGGGACGCAGTCCAAAATACTGCGCGTTTTGGTCGATCAGAAATTCCAGCGGGTTGGTGGCTCTGACAAGGTTCAAGTTGACCTGCGTGTTATTTCCAGCACAAACAAAGACTTATCAGCTGAAATTGAGGCTGGTAACTTTAGAGAAGAGCTGTATCACCGCCTAAATGTTGTGCCGATCGAAGTGCCATCCCTGGAAGAGCGGCGCGAAGACATTCCCATGTTGGCCGAACATTTCATCGAAGTGCTGAACCGGGTGCAGGGGCTGCCTCTGCGCAAAATCGCAGAAGATGCATCCGCGCTGCTGCAAACCATGGTTTGGCCCGGCAATGTCCGTCAGCTGAAAAACGTGATCGAACGGGTTTTGATCTTGGGCGATGGCACGGGCGATATCACGGCAAAGGATCTGCCTGCCTCAGAAGAAGCAGCCGGTGGCGAAGCTGAGGGGCGTGTTGTGTTGTCGGGTGGTTTGGCGACCTTGCCATTGCGCGAGGCACGTGAATTGTTTGAACGGGAATATCTGTTGACCCAGATTAATCGGTTTGGTGGCAATATCAGCCGCACTGCGTCTTTTGTTGGCATGGAACGGTCCGCGCTGCATCGCAAACTGAAATCGCTGGGCGTGGTTACGTCGAACAAATCTGGTGCACGCGTTGCGCATGTCGAGGGCGAATAG
- a CDS encoding response regulator produces the protein MDGTVLVADDDRTIRTVLTQALTRAGCKVHATSSLVTLMRWVEEGKGDLVISDVVMPDGNGLETLPKITQARPGLPVIIISAQNTIMTAIQAAEAEAYDYLPKPFDLPDLMKRASRALEVKRRVPTPRGEVDDDQGELPLVGRTPAMQALYRLVARVMNTQLPVLITGESGTGKSLIARAIHDFSDRRNLPFVVASADDLMGVEGASQLLNRVRGGSLVFDEVGDFPDVEQAKIVRMLDVMGENAPRIMSTSQSDLSSVMEAGKFREDLFYRLGGVTVHVPSLRERVDDIPLLADHFLLRAEREGAMLKRFTPDALDLVRSYSWPGNVRQLENVMRRLVVTALEAEITQSEVEAVLGNQPAMEPLRAGGDGDKLSASVERHLRRYFDLHGGVLPPPGLHQRILREVELPLIEIALDATGGNQAKCADLLGINRNTLRKKITDLDIRVTRRRKLM, from the coding sequence ATGGACGGTACTGTACTAGTTGCTGATGATGATCGCACCATCCGCACCGTGTTAACCCAGGCGTTGACCCGCGCCGGATGTAAGGTGCATGCCACGTCATCTTTGGTCACGTTGATGCGCTGGGTCGAAGAAGGCAAAGGCGATCTGGTGATTTCAGACGTGGTCATGCCGGATGGTAATGGTTTAGAAACATTGCCAAAAATCACCCAGGCCCGCCCCGGTTTGCCGGTGATCATCATTTCGGCGCAAAACACGATCATGACGGCCATTCAGGCGGCCGAAGCCGAAGCCTATGATTACCTGCCCAAACCGTTCGACCTGCCGGATTTGATGAAACGGGCCAGTCGCGCCCTAGAGGTTAAACGCCGCGTTCCAACCCCAAGAGGTGAGGTAGACGACGATCAAGGCGAGTTGCCCTTGGTGGGGCGCACACCGGCAATGCAGGCGCTCTATCGTTTGGTGGCGCGGGTGATGAACACCCAGTTGCCAGTGTTGATCACAGGCGAAAGTGGCACAGGTAAGTCACTGATTGCACGTGCTATTCACGACTTTTCGGATCGGCGCAATCTGCCATTTGTTGTGGCATCAGCGGATGATCTGATGGGGGTAGAGGGCGCGTCGCAATTGCTAAATCGCGTGCGTGGTGGATCGCTGGTGTTTGACGAAGTGGGGGATTTTCCCGACGTGGAACAGGCCAAAATCGTGCGGATGTTGGATGTGATGGGCGAAAATGCGCCCCGGATCATGTCGACCAGCCAATCTGATTTATCGTCCGTCATGGAAGCCGGGAAATTCCGTGAGGATTTGTTTTATCGGCTCGGGGGCGTGACCGTTCATGTGCCGTCTTTGCGCGAACGGGTGGATGATATTCCGCTCTTGGCGGATCATTTTCTGTTACGGGCTGAACGCGAAGGCGCGATGCTGAAACGGTTTACCCCGGATGCCCTGGATTTGGTGCGCAGCTATAGCTGGCCGGGTAATGTCCGTCAGTTGGAAAATGTGATGCGCCGATTGGTTGTGACCGCGCTAGAGGCGGAAATCACCCAAAGCGAAGTCGAAGCCGTGTTGGGCAACCAACCCGCAATGGAACCGCTGCGTGCGGGCGGGGATGGGGACAAATTATCGGCCTCGGTAGAACGGCATTTGCGGCGGTATTTCGATCTGCATGGCGGTGTGTTGCCGCCCCCCGGTCTGCATCAGCGTATTTTACGCGAAGTTGAGTTGCCATTGATCGAAATTGCGCTGGATGCCACAGGGGGAAATCAGGCCAAATGTGCCGATCTTTTGGGGATCAACCGCAATACCTTGCGTAAGAAGATTACAGATTTGGATATTCGCGTGACACGGCGGCGCAAATTGATGTAA
- a CDS encoding ATP-binding protein produces the protein MVILGPILIGITIAALGPLDQVGGGSTLRLILLIDLVYVMVVASLVLQRLAQMIAARRAKSAGSQLHLRLVGVFAFLALVPTVLVAFFAAGTLNFGLEGWFSDRVRNVVGASLNAAVAYKEEHRQELTRDGLGLAGYLNLERQRTPFMDNGEIRESLARVQGQIERSLTEAYVINGVGEILARGPRSYEFDFERPSAEQIEAALETGILIIEDADINEYRAIIPLETYVDRLLYVTREVDGEVLTLLDDTQESVTLYEQLENERGRLLFEFALLYLGFALILILAAIWLGFWFAERLSRPVGRLLNASQRVGSGDLNVRVLEDDGEDEISQLGRNFNEMTEQLRGQREELLQNNRQIERRRRLFDSVLSSITSGVVGLDAEGNIAFVNPSARRLLDVDSDSANTELSVAVPEFTPIFDRLRDEKREVLQDQVNLIRGGKQESLLVRVSQRRNDEERLEGYVVAFDDVTDLVSAQRMAAWGDVARRIAHEIKNPLTPIQLSAERIKRKFSPKVGEDSDVLEQMTEVIVRQTNDLRRIVDEFSKFARMPEPERFTNDVVSLVRDAVLLQEAGQPNVHLVSDLPASPILADLDSTMISQALTNLIKNAGEAIESLQEKGAPDGHSPEIRVRLVQNEDHVLITIMDNGIGLPEDRAKLFEPYVTTRSSGTGLGLPIVKKIIEEHGGTLSLTDADPFGETSHQGACALIDLPVKPANSVTESAAE, from the coding sequence ATGGTGATTCTCGGCCCGATTCTCATTGGTATTACGATTGCTGCCCTTGGTCCGCTGGACCAAGTGGGCGGTGGCAGTACGCTGCGCCTGATCCTGCTGATCGACTTGGTTTACGTTATGGTTGTGGCGTCATTGGTGCTGCAACGGCTGGCACAAATGATCGCCGCGCGTCGGGCCAAATCGGCCGGATCGCAATTGCATTTACGACTGGTGGGCGTGTTTGCCTTTTTGGCCTTGGTTCCGACGGTTCTGGTCGCATTTTTCGCGGCAGGCACCCTAAATTTCGGCCTCGAAGGGTGGTTTTCGGACCGGGTGCGCAATGTGGTTGGGGCATCGCTAAACGCGGCCGTCGCCTATAAAGAAGAGCACCGCCAGGAATTGACCCGCGATGGGCTTGGACTGGCGGGATACCTGAATTTGGAACGTCAGCGCACGCCGTTTATGGACAATGGCGAAATTCGTGAATCGCTGGCACGGGTGCAGGGGCAAATCGAACGCAGCCTAACCGAGGCCTATGTGATCAACGGCGTTGGTGAAATTCTGGCGCGCGGTCCACGGTCCTATGAGTTTGATTTTGAACGTCCAAGTGCCGAACAGATCGAGGCGGCGCTTGAAACGGGTATTCTGATCATCGAAGACGCAGATATTAACGAATATCGTGCCATAATCCCGCTCGAAACCTATGTGGACCGGTTGCTATACGTCACCAGAGAGGTCGACGGCGAAGTCCTGACCCTGTTGGATGACACACAGGAATCCGTCACGCTTTATGAACAGCTGGAAAACGAACGTGGTCGGTTGCTGTTTGAATTTGCGCTGCTTTATCTTGGGTTTGCACTGATTTTGATCTTGGCGGCGATTTGGCTCGGATTTTGGTTCGCCGAACGTTTGTCCCGTCCGGTTGGGCGATTGTTGAACGCATCACAGCGGGTGGGTTCCGGTGATTTGAACGTGCGCGTCCTAGAAGATGACGGTGAGGATGAAATTTCTCAGCTCGGGCGAAACTTTAACGAAATGACCGAACAATTGCGGGGCCAGCGCGAGGAATTGCTGCAAAATAACCGTCAGATTGAACGGCGCAGACGGTTGTTTGATTCCGTGCTCAGCTCGATCACATCTGGGGTGGTGGGCTTGGATGCCGAGGGAAATATCGCCTTTGTGAACCCATCAGCCCGTCGTTTGTTGGATGTGGACAGCGACAGCGCCAACACCGAATTGTCTGTGGCTGTGCCAGAATTCACCCCGATATTTGACCGGTTGCGGGACGAAAAACGCGAAGTTTTGCAGGATCAGGTCAATCTGATCCGCGGCGGAAAACAAGAATCCCTGTTGGTTCGGGTTTCTCAGCGCCGCAATGACGAAGAACGGCTAGAGGGCTATGTGGTGGCATTTGACGATGTGACCGATCTGGTTTCGGCGCAGCGCATGGCGGCCTGGGGGGATGTGGCACGCCGCATTGCCCATGAAATCAAAAACCCGCTGACCCCAATCCAATTGTCTGCAGAACGGATCAAACGCAAATTCAGCCCCAAAGTGGGCGAAGATAGCGATGTACTGGAACAGATGACCGAAGTTATTGTGCGTCAAACCAATGACTTGCGGCGCATTGTTGATGAATTTTCTAAATTCGCGCGGATGCCGGAACCTGAACGGTTTACCAATGACGTGGTCAGTTTGGTGCGCGATGCGGTGCTGCTGCAAGAGGCCGGTCAACCAAATGTGCATCTGGTGAGCGATCTACCCGCGTCACCGATTTTGGCGGATCTGGATTCAACCATGATTTCCCAAGCCTTGACCAACTTGATTAAGAACGCAGGCGAAGCAATTGAAAGTCTTCAAGAAAAGGGCGCACCCGATGGGCATTCCCCAGAGATACGCGTGCGTCTTGTCCAAAACGAAGACCACGTTTTGATCACAATTATGGACAATGGGATCGGCCTGCCAGAAGATCGGGCAAAACTGTTTGAACCCTATGTGACCACACGGTCATCAGGCACCGGGCTGGGCCTGCCGATTGTCAAAAAAATCATCGAAGAACATGGGGGAACGCTGTCATTGACCGACGCTGACCCCTTTGGCGAAACGTCGCATCAGGGCGCCTGCGCGCTGATCGACCTGCCGGTTAAACCGGCCAATAGTGTAACAGAAAGTGCAGCAGAATGA